The following are from one region of the Actinoplanes sp. L3-i22 genome:
- a CDS encoding PspC domain-containing protein, translated as MTVTRPLTRPRNDRMIGGVCAGLARRFGLSTGVVRLIFVLSCLLPGPQFIAYLILWALLPSE; from the coding sequence ATTACCGTGACCCGCCCCCTCACCCGCCCCCGCAACGACCGCATGATCGGCGGCGTCTGCGCCGGCCTGGCCCGCCGCTTCGGCCTCTCCACCGGCGTGGTCCGCCTGATCTTCGTCCTGTCCTGCCTGCTGCCGGGGCCCCAGTTCATCGCCTACTTGATCCTCTGGGCCCTCCTGCCCAGCGAATAA
- a CDS encoding ABC transporter ATP-binding protein: MSTVALKDVTKIWPDGTLAVDHVSLDVKDGEFMVLLGPSGCGKSTVLRMIAGLEDPSGGDILLNGEPVLEMPPRDRSIAMVFQDFALYPHMTVADNIGFPLKLSGIEPGPRSDRVGTVAGALGIGEVLGRRPSQLSGGQRQRVAMGRAMVRRPGLFLMDEPLSNLDSGLRAELRAEITSMTRELGVTTMYVTHDQAEALTMADRVAIMRRGVLQDLGTPTEVYRRPATLYVAAFLGSPRMNLLEAQVYVHLDRYVALNFGEQNLYLAWSDPRSRAVARYHGERIVVGVRAEALTPVTPDTAGAVLHGRIRYLEHHGHESLAYLDIGATAIVVDEIGGTVPEQNGSGGTLKRLGGALQRLTKGAPAAAPESKGAPVSLLNDPGRHHRKAAELSVRLAPYPAVNPGHPLTVSVAMDAVHFFDERGDRIDVGWR; encoded by the coding sequence GTGTCCACCGTCGCGCTCAAGGACGTCACCAAAATTTGGCCAGATGGCACACTCGCCGTTGACCATGTGTCGCTGGATGTCAAGGACGGCGAGTTCATGGTCCTGCTCGGCCCCTCGGGCTGTGGGAAGTCGACCGTGCTCCGCATGATCGCCGGGCTGGAGGACCCCTCCGGGGGCGACATTCTCCTGAACGGCGAGCCGGTGCTCGAGATGCCGCCGCGCGACCGCAGCATCGCCATGGTGTTTCAGGACTTTGCGCTCTATCCGCACATGACCGTGGCCGACAACATCGGTTTCCCGCTGAAACTCTCCGGCATCGAGCCGGGACCGCGGTCGGACCGGGTCGGCACGGTGGCCGGCGCGCTCGGCATCGGCGAGGTGCTCGGGCGGCGGCCCAGCCAGCTCTCCGGCGGGCAGCGCCAGCGGGTCGCGATGGGCCGGGCGATGGTCCGCCGCCCCGGCCTGTTCCTGATGGACGAGCCGCTCTCCAACCTGGACAGCGGGCTGCGCGCCGAGTTGCGCGCGGAGATCACCAGCATGACCCGTGAGCTCGGCGTCACGACCATGTACGTGACGCACGACCAGGCCGAGGCGCTGACCATGGCGGACCGGGTGGCGATCATGCGGCGCGGGGTGCTGCAGGACCTGGGCACGCCGACCGAGGTCTACCGGCGTCCGGCCACGCTCTACGTCGCGGCGTTCCTCGGCTCGCCGCGGATGAACCTGCTGGAGGCGCAGGTCTACGTGCACCTGGACCGGTACGTCGCGCTGAACTTCGGTGAGCAGAACCTGTATCTGGCCTGGTCCGACCCGCGGTCGCGGGCGGTGGCGCGATACCACGGCGAGCGGATCGTGGTCGGCGTGCGGGCCGAGGCGCTCACCCCGGTCACGCCGGACACCGCCGGGGCGGTCCTGCACGGGCGGATCCGGTACCTCGAGCACCACGGCCACGAGTCGCTGGCCTACCTGGACATCGGGGCGACCGCGATCGTGGTGGACGAGATCGGCGGGACGGTGCCCGAGCAGAACGGCTCCGGCGGCACGCTGAAGCGGCTCGGCGGGGCGCTGCAGCGTCTCACCAAGGGCGCGCCGGCCGCGGCGCCGGAGAGCAAGGGCGCGCCGGTGAGCCTGCTGAACGACCCGGGCCGGCACCACCGGAAGGCGGCCGAGCTGTCGGTGCGGCTGGCGCCGTACCCGGCGGTCAATCCCGGACATCCGCTGACCGTGTCGGTGGCGATGGACGCGGTGCACTTCTTCGACGAGCGTGGCGACCGGATCGATGTGGGCTGGCGCTGA
- a CDS encoding beta-phosphoglucomutase family hydrolase codes for MLGLPSQVTACLFDLDGVLTDTALVHSAAWKQTFDTFLRSWSERHDQPFVPFDSGVDYHRYVDGRQRADGVRTFLASRDITLPEGTPDDGPDQDTVNGVGNRKNLLVLQKIKEGAVQVYPGSVEYLKAAKAAGLRRAVVSASANCKDVLEAAGIADLLEVRVDGVVARELGLPGKPKPDTFLHGAKLLGLPPESCAVYEDAQAGVAAGRAGGFGLVIGVDRVGQADALRENGADVVVTDLSELINL; via the coding sequence GTGCTCGGACTTCCTTCCCAGGTGACCGCTTGCCTTTTCGATCTTGACGGGGTGCTGACTGACACCGCCCTTGTGCACAGTGCCGCGTGGAAACAAACGTTCGACACGTTCCTCCGGTCGTGGTCGGAGCGGCATGATCAACCGTTTGTGCCGTTCGATTCCGGGGTCGACTATCACCGATACGTCGACGGCCGGCAGCGGGCCGACGGCGTCCGTACGTTCCTCGCCTCCCGGGACATCACCCTGCCCGAGGGCACGCCCGACGACGGTCCCGACCAGGACACCGTCAACGGCGTCGGCAACCGTAAGAACCTGCTCGTGCTCCAGAAGATCAAGGAAGGCGCCGTCCAGGTCTACCCCGGCTCGGTGGAGTACCTGAAGGCCGCCAAGGCCGCCGGCCTGCGCCGCGCGGTCGTGTCGGCGAGCGCCAACTGCAAAGACGTGCTCGAGGCGGCCGGCATCGCCGACCTCCTGGAGGTCCGGGTGGACGGGGTGGTCGCGCGCGAGCTGGGCCTGCCCGGCAAGCCGAAGCCGGACACCTTCCTGCACGGCGCGAAGCTCCTCGGCCTTCCGCCGGAGAGCTGCGCGGTCTACGAGGACGCCCAGGCGGGCGTGGCCGCGGGCCGGGCCGGCGGGTTCGGCCTGGTGATCGGCGTGGACCGGGTGGGCCAGGCCGACGCGCTGCGGGAGAACGGCGCCGACGTCGTTGTCACTGATCTTTCCGAACTGATCAATCTCTAA
- a CDS encoding acyl-CoA dehydrogenase family protein gives MVVRPLDLLDLDDLLSDDERAARALARRVADDHIRPDVAGWYENGDPPIREIAVELGKAGLFGMQLTGYGLSGVSTVAYGLACMELEAADSGIRSLVSVQGSLVMYAIWRYGSDEQKDHWLPLLAAGQSIGCFGLAEPDHGSDPTGMSTLARRDGDDWVLDGVKTWILNAPIADVAIVWARAEKGIAGFVVPAGRPGLTAHEFGHNLSLRASSVGELVLDGVRLPESARLPAARSLMAPLSCLTEARLGIIFGVLGAARDCLDTTLDYAAGREQFGRPISGFQLTQAKLADMALELQKGFLLALHLGRLRDAAGKPLRPEQVSVGKLNNVRECLEIARQCRTILGGNGIRGELPVMRHASNLESVLTYEGTSEIHQLSIGQKLTGLNAFSR, from the coding sequence ATGGTTGTTCGCCCGCTTGACCTGCTGGATCTTGACGACCTGCTGAGTGACGACGAGCGTGCCGCGCGTGCTCTGGCCCGCCGAGTGGCCGACGATCACATCCGCCCGGATGTGGCCGGCTGGTACGAGAACGGTGATCCACCAATTCGCGAGATCGCCGTCGAATTGGGCAAGGCCGGATTGTTCGGCATGCAGTTGACCGGGTACGGCCTGTCCGGCGTCTCCACCGTCGCCTACGGCCTGGCCTGCATGGAGCTGGAGGCCGCCGACTCCGGCATCCGCTCGCTGGTCTCGGTGCAGGGCTCGCTGGTGATGTACGCGATCTGGCGCTACGGCTCGGACGAGCAGAAGGACCACTGGCTGCCGCTGCTGGCCGCCGGGCAGTCGATCGGCTGCTTCGGGCTGGCCGAGCCGGACCACGGCTCCGACCCGACCGGGATGTCCACCCTGGCCCGCCGCGACGGCGACGACTGGGTGCTGGACGGGGTGAAGACCTGGATCCTGAACGCGCCGATCGCCGACGTGGCGATCGTCTGGGCCCGCGCCGAGAAGGGCATCGCCGGCTTCGTGGTGCCGGCCGGCCGGCCCGGGCTCACCGCCCACGAGTTCGGGCACAACCTGTCGCTGCGCGCGTCGAGCGTCGGCGAGCTGGTGCTGGACGGGGTGCGACTGCCGGAGAGCGCCCGGCTGCCGGCCGCGCGCAGCCTGATGGCGCCGCTTTCCTGCCTGACCGAGGCGCGGCTGGGCATCATCTTCGGGGTGCTCGGCGCGGCCCGGGACTGTCTGGACACGACGCTCGACTACGCGGCCGGGCGGGAGCAGTTCGGCCGGCCGATCAGCGGCTTCCAGCTGACCCAGGCCAAACTCGCCGACATGGCGCTGGAGCTGCAGAAAGGCTTCCTGCTCGCGCTGCATCTGGGCCGGCTACGGGACGCCGCCGGGAAGCCGCTGCGGCCGGAGCAGGTCAGCGTGGGGAAGCTGAACAACGTCCGGGAATGCCTGGAGATCGCCCGGCAGTGCCGGACCATCCTCGGTGGCAACGGGATCCGCGGGGAGCTACCGGTGATGCGGCACGCCAGCAATCTGGAGAGCGTGCTGACCTACGAGGGCACGTCGGAGATCCATCAACTGTCGATTGGTCAGAAATTGACGGGATTGAACGCTTTTTCGCGATAG
- a CDS encoding DUF4230 domain-containing protein yields MTHPSDAEESTSEYPAVPEVAEPDAPTAPPEHRPSFFARLLIFVFVVFALIVASCFGLRAMNVLPSFDNPFSDKTVDRSQPVLLQSMRDLHRYVAADGTFQVIVDLQQNKENIPDFLVNRRILFVGSGTVETYVDFSAIAGDALKVDNEKMTIELTLPPPEQSQAALDMSKSYVVEEDRGLLTSIGDAFKSDTTKQQRVYEMAQQKITEAAKSSGLDQRAQQNTQVMLQSLFLRLGYTSVKVNFTNP; encoded by the coding sequence ATGACCCACCCCTCGGATGCCGAAGAGTCGACGTCGGAGTACCCGGCCGTGCCCGAGGTGGCCGAGCCGGATGCTCCGACCGCTCCGCCGGAGCACCGGCCGAGCTTCTTCGCACGGTTGCTGATCTTCGTCTTCGTCGTGTTCGCCCTGATCGTCGCGTCCTGCTTCGGGCTGCGCGCGATGAACGTGCTGCCCTCCTTCGACAACCCGTTCTCCGACAAGACCGTCGACCGCAGCCAGCCGGTGCTGCTGCAGTCGATGCGCGACCTGCACCGCTACGTCGCCGCCGACGGCACCTTCCAGGTGATCGTCGACCTGCAGCAGAACAAGGAGAACATTCCGGACTTCCTGGTGAACCGGCGGATTCTCTTCGTCGGCTCCGGCACGGTGGAGACCTATGTGGACTTCAGTGCCATTGCCGGCGACGCGCTGAAGGTCGACAACGAGAAGATGACCATCGAGCTGACCCTGCCGCCGCCGGAGCAGTCCCAGGCGGCGCTGGACATGTCGAAGAGCTACGTCGTCGAGGAGGACCGCGGCCTGCTGACCAGCATCGGTGACGCGTTCAAGAGCGACACGACCAAACAGCAGCGGGTGTACGAGATGGCCCAGCAGAAGATCACCGAAGCCGCCAAGTCCAGTGGGCTCGACCAGCGGGCTCAGCAGAACACGCAGGTGATGCTGCAGAGCCTGTTCCTGCGGCTGGGCTACACGTCGGTGAAGGTCAACTTCACCAACCCCTGA
- a CDS encoding ATP-binding protein: MRSAPSGEPRADAAPPRSASSVLLDRTFGDADITVLRHEVTRLLPAVGVAGDRLSGYVLAINEVITNVVLHAGGHGRIVLRVESGSVWCVVTDAGPGIPDGHQDSHLLPGTEEIGGRGLWLAHQLCDEVTTATGPIGTSIGLRIDLGGLS, encoded by the coding sequence GTGCGTTCGGCTCCCAGCGGGGAGCCGAGGGCCGATGCCGCCCCGCCACGGTCCGCCTCCTCGGTCCTGCTGGACCGGACGTTCGGGGATGCCGACATCACCGTGCTGCGGCACGAGGTGACCCGCCTGCTGCCGGCGGTCGGCGTGGCCGGCGATCGCCTCTCCGGGTACGTGCTGGCGATCAACGAAGTGATCACCAACGTCGTGCTGCACGCCGGCGGGCACGGCCGGATCGTGCTGCGGGTCGAGTCCGGCTCGGTCTGGTGCGTGGTCACCGACGCGGGCCCGGGCATCCCGGACGGTCATCAGGACAGCCACCTCCTCCCCGGTACGGAGGAGATCGGCGGCCGTGGGTTGTGGCTGGCGCACCAACTGTGCGACGAGGTGACCACGGCGACCGGGCCGATCGGCACGTCGATAGGGCTCCGAATTGATCTTGGTGGGTTGAGCTGA
- a CDS encoding type II toxin-antitoxin system VapB family antitoxin — protein sequence MIFRAVRDGAPYPDHHTTLKAWAEIPPRPIRLAELITTKRELALDKLLAEDSTFYGDLFPHVVEYRGALYLEDGLHRALRAALQQRNQIHARVLVVEG from the coding sequence GTGATCTTCAGAGCGGTTCGGGACGGCGCCCCGTACCCTGATCACCACACCACGCTCAAGGCGTGGGCGGAGATCCCGCCGCGGCCGATCCGGCTCGCCGAGCTGATCACCACCAAGCGCGAGCTGGCGTTGGACAAGCTGCTCGCCGAGGATTCGACGTTCTACGGTGATCTTTTCCCGCACGTCGTGGAGTACCGGGGCGCGCTGTATCTCGAGGACGGTTTGCACCGTGCATTACGCGCTGCGCTGCAGCAGCGCAATCAGATTCACGCACGTGTATTGGTCGTAGAGGGCTGA
- a CDS encoding nitroreductase family protein, producing MEFDEVVRRRRMIREYDPERPVPPDLIDKIVRHGLRAPSAGFSQGWSFLVLSAPEDRERYWSVTATPEFEAGGWLDRMRTAPLLVVALSNKSVYLDRYAEKDKGWTDRDESRWPVPYWDVDTGFAALLMHLTAVNEGLGSCFFGIPPVRIPDFRTAFGVPEEFNPVGVLSVGYRRDDKRSPSLKRGHRPVDDVVHHGRWATAAEA from the coding sequence ATGGAGTTCGACGAGGTGGTCCGCCGGCGCCGGATGATCCGGGAGTACGACCCTGAGCGCCCGGTGCCGCCGGACCTGATCGACAAGATCGTCCGGCACGGTCTGCGCGCGCCGTCGGCCGGCTTCTCCCAGGGCTGGAGCTTCCTGGTCCTCTCCGCACCCGAGGACCGCGAACGCTACTGGTCGGTGACGGCTACGCCGGAGTTCGAGGCCGGCGGCTGGCTGGACCGGATGCGGACCGCCCCGCTGCTCGTGGTCGCGCTCTCCAACAAGTCGGTCTACCTGGATCGTTACGCGGAGAAGGACAAGGGCTGGACCGATCGGGACGAGTCCCGCTGGCCGGTGCCGTACTGGGACGTCGACACCGGCTTCGCCGCGCTGCTGATGCACCTGACCGCGGTGAACGAGGGGCTCGGCTCGTGCTTCTTCGGCATCCCGCCGGTACGGATCCCGGACTTCCGGACGGCTTTCGGGGTACCGGAGGAGTTCAACCCGGTCGGCGTGCTGAGCGTCGGCTATCGGAGAGACGACAAGAGGTCCCCGTCACTCAAGCGCGGCCACCGCCCGGTGGACGATGTGGTGCATCATGGCCGGTGGGCGACGGCCGCGGAGGCCTGA